A genome region from Ligilactobacillus cholophilus includes the following:
- a CDS encoding type B 50S ribosomal protein L31 yields MKQGIHPDYHKVVFMDSSTGYKFLSGSTATSNETVEWEDGNTYPLIRVEISSDSHPFYTGKQKFTQADGVVDRFNKKYGFTNK; encoded by the coding sequence ATGAAACAAGGAATTCACCCAGATTACCATAAAGTTGTATTTATGGATTCATCAACAGGTTACAAGTTTTTATCTGGCTCAACAGCTACATCAAACGAAACTGTTGAATGGGAAGATGGTAACACATATCCATTAATCCGTGTTGAAATTTCAAGCGACTCACACCCATTCTACACAGGTAAACAAAAGTTTACACAAGCAGACGGTGTTGTCGATCGTTTCAACAAAAAATATGGCTTTACAAACAAATAA
- the trxA gene encoding thioredoxin — protein sequence MSVKELTDSNFEEETANGITFTDFWATWCGPCRMQSPVIDELAKELDGKVKFTKMDIDQNPNTATELGIMSIPTMVIKKDGKIVDSIVGYHDKAQLEQIINQYL from the coding sequence ATGTCAGTTAAAGAATTAACAGATAGTAATTTTGAAGAAGAAACAGCTAATGGAATTACATTTACAGATTTTTGGGCAACTTGGTGTGGTCCATGTAGAATGCAAAGCCCTGTAATCGATGAATTAGCCAAGGAACTAGATGGCAAGGTTAAATTTACTAAGATGGATATCGATCAAAATCCTAATACTGCAACTGAATTAGGAATAATGTCAATTCCTACAATGGTTATTAAAAAAGATGGCAAGATTGTGGATTCAATTGTTGGATATCATGATAAAGCACAATTAGAACAAATTATTAATCAATATCTTTAA